ACTCATAAAATCTAGCTCACGGTCATATAAGAACTGAATCTCACCCGAAGTACTCCCCACTCCCCAATACCAATTCCACAAGCCAATGTAATCAATGGCTACGTGTCGAGCTCAGCCAACTCGCAAGCTACTTGAAATCAATGAAACTACTCAGTGCCTGGATATCagtttcttcaagtgattaaGCACTCCATTAAAATAAACTTTCCTAACCCAACAAAAACCCCATAGTAGCATCACGCTGTAACAATATCCCCAATTTTCCGTTGTTCTTCAAATGAAGCAATTTTGCTCTTCTTGCATCACTATGTTTGATACAGTACAATTATAAACGATGGACTCGAAGAATCATGTTTCCCTCTAGCATTTTATAAAACACaaacaaatgataaaattacaGAACTGCAATTTCATGTCATCAGGAGCTGCTAAAATTActataatttcatatcattgattGACAGTAAtgataatttcatataaaacTATCAAACACATGACAACATCACACCATCAGttagccaaaaaaaaaaacccaataTTGATTCCATTCCAcccccaaaaagaaaataagtataAACAAACAGCGGTATCTATTGGGAGAAAAACCACAAGGCGCTACGTAGCTGgcaaagaagagaaaaagcgAGCCACGTGTTCTTGCTGCTCGCGATATCTCCGTTTCAGGTAAGTCTCAAGGATCTCCATAACGGAGACAAACCGCTTCATCTCCTCTAATCGTCGACTCAGCTCGGCTTCTCGAGCTCTCGCTCGCTCTAGCCGAGCCTCGGTCTCCGCGAGCCGGTCTCGAAGATCTTCTACGACGGATGCGTTGTTGTTCTCGTTGTCGTTTTGAGGTCGGCGGTTTCGACTAGGGATCAGGTCGTCTGGTGATAAGGAACGTCGGTGACCGTAacacatttttctttttttctttttttttttttctgtcgTGTCTATTAGTTATCAGTCTGTCAAGACTCAGGAGATCAAAAGACAAgcaactcttttctttttgaggaAAAGATAACTaacagttttttctttttttactgtTTAATCTGGTGCGTTAGATGCGTAGACAGTAGACTCGCCTTTGTTGCTAtggtttgttttttttttttttcttttgcgaAGAAGGTACAATTTCTGCCCTTAATGTTTGGTGTCAGAGACGGATTAGCCTTTAAAATGTCCTTTTAATGCAATTAACCCCTTAAGTTGTCAAAAATCTGAAATCCATTTCCCTTTATTTGGAATTTAAACGGGAAAATGTCCAAGTTTATCCTTAGTGTTTAATAGTAATTTCACCTGGGCACTTTATGTTTTTTTGGTCGTAATATGCCCTTATTTGCTATAAAATACTACATTTAAGTCCTTTTTTAtgctgaaaaataaaatttaatatcgtTAGTTTTATGCTGATGTGAAGTATATGAGAACTATTATATAGatttacatattaaataagtaaagtatatctttattcctttttctttgcctctctcttttctttattttcctttacaataattctatttcatttctactttctttctttctctctctctcatttcTAAGTATAAGCATACAAGACAGAGAAGCGTGAAGGTCGTTGGTTTTCTTTCTATAAACTCTTTTGAAGCTAAATCTCGCATTTGAAACTTGTTTTTGTTCAAATTCCTCGATAACATTCTCTTTATCCTACCTCTTGTAATAATCAAATTTcaactattttttagataaaataaaatctctaaacgatatataatttttgctTCTCGGATTGGATATTGTTGGTAATGGTTTCCATTATAAATGACTAATCAATGCATAaaccattttttatttgatacaaTTTCTTTGTATTCTGGAATAAATAATGACTTAACTGATATATGACTTTCTCGTaaggatttaaaataaaaatttgaaatgcGAGTACATCACATAACGACATGCCAGttactttaaatttaattatagtataatttaatatgttaattcatttaaaaattaaaattgcttTCGCATATATGCACCATTTCTAATTCATAAAAGTACAATTGTGAAagacaaaaaggaaaaaaggattattattattgttgtcgTTAACTCTCTCGATATCTCCAATCTCTTAATTCATATCAAATTCATTATCTACCAACAATAATTACAATCACAAGTACAAAaagtttagatttaaattaaagtacgaatattatattaaaatttttcgaAGCACGAATGGATTAAGTTTTTTATCACCattatattttggtttaaAGGTCAATTTACTCCCTCAATTTAACTTCTTAGCTCATTTTACCCACCAACTTGGCAAAAGCGATCAATTCAATCCAAATTCCtacaaaattaagagattgGATTCCATGCATCATGCAAAGCAAGTAAAAAGTTTAGTTAAAAGACataatcaatatataaaatttaatttagtccttaaaacttcatattaaatatcaaactcaactaaaataaaattactaaataatttaaattaaataataataactaattagtAATTTTCTTATCCACTTGActaaattatgctaaaaataaagctaaagcaaaaaattatcaattaattattttttaaagttaagattaattattttaaaaaattcaaattttattctaatttaacaaaaaattaaatattcatgagtttaattttattatttaatttaaattctcattgaaaattgtaatttaattattttttgttagatattattattagatcatattaaaatatttttcttaatacaaattattttactaagcTTATTGCATAACGTAAAGTTTAAGGA
The sequence above is drawn from the Ricinus communis isolate WT05 ecotype wild-type chromosome 7, ASM1957865v1, whole genome shotgun sequence genome and encodes:
- the LOC8263615 gene encoding protein SKIP34 → MCYGHRRSLSPDDLIPSRNRRPQNDNENNNASVVEDLRDRLAETEARLERARAREAELSRRLEEMKRFVSVMEILETYLKRRYREQQEHVARFFSSLPAT